One Baekduia alba genomic window, TGCTGGCGCGGGATCTTCGCGCGCAGCTTCTCGGTGAGGTTGCGGCCGATCTCATAGGCCTTGTCCTTGTGCACCACCATGGACAGGGCGTCGACCGGGTCGCCGGCCAGCAGGACGTCGAGCTTGGCCAGGTTCGACGGCCGCAGCCCGAGCACGTCGTAGTCCAGCGACGCGTAGCCGCGGGTGCGCGACTTCAGCTGGTCGAAGAAGTCCAGGACGACCTCGTTCAGCGGCAGGTCGTAGTGCAGCTGCACGCGGTCCGCGCTGAGGTAGTGCATGCCGGCGTGCTCGCCGCGGCGCTCCTGGCACAGCTCCATCGTCACGCCCACGTACTCCTTGGGCAGCAGGATGGAGGCCTTGATGTAGGGCTCGCGAATCTCCTGGATCCGTGCGGGATCCGGCATGTCGGAGGGGTTGTGGACCTCGACGACGTCGCCGTTGGTCAGCGTCACCTCGAAGCTCACCGACGGCATCGTCGCCATCAGCTCGAGGTCGTACTCGCGCTCCAGCCGCTCGCGCACGATGTCCATGTGGAGCAGGCCCAGGAAGCCGCAGCGAAAGCCGAAGCCGAGCGCATCGGAGGTCTCGGGCTCCCACGCCAGCGCGGCGTCGTTGAGCGACAGCTTCTCCAAGGCATCGCGGAAGTCGGCGTAGTCGTCGTTCTCGATCGGGAAGAGCCCGCAGAAGACCATCGGCTTGACCTCGCGGTAGCCGGGCAGCGCCTCGGTCGCGCCGTTGCGCTTGGTCGTCAGCGTGTCGCCGACCCGCAGCTTGGTGACGTCCTTGATGCCGGTGATGAGGTAGCCGACCTCGCCGGCGGCCAGCTCCGCGACGGGCGTCATCGCCGGGGTGAAGAAGCCGATGTCGTCGATGTCGGCCTCGGTCGACGTGGCGATCGCGCGGATCGCCTCGCCCTTGCGGAAGACGCCGTCGACGACGCGGATGTAGGCCACCACGCCGCGGTACTGGTCGAACTGCGAGTCGAAGATCAGCGCGCGCGCCGGGGCGTCGCGGTCGCCGTCGGGCGGCGGGACGCGCTGGACGAGCTGTTCCAGTACCTCGGTCACGCCCTCCCCGGTCTTGCCGGAGATGATCAGGATCGACTCGGGCTCCTCGCCGATCAGCTCGGCGACCTCGCCGGCGACGCGCTCTGGCTCGGCGCCCGGCAGGTCGATCTTGTTCAGGCACGGGATCAGCTCGAGCCCGGCCTCGACGGCGAGGTAGGTGTTGGCCACCGTCTGGGCCTCGACGCCCTGGGAGGCGTCGACGACGAGCAGCGCGCCTTCGCACGCGTTGAGCGACCGCGAGACCTCGTAGGTGAAGTCGACGTGGCCGGGCGTGTCGATGAGATGGAGCTGGTAGGTGTTGCCGTCGCGCGACGTGAAGTACACGCGGACGGCCTGGGACTTGATCGTGATCCCGCGCTCGCGCTCCAGGTCCATCGAGTCGAGCAGCTGCTCGCGCATGTCGCGGGAGGCGACCGTCTGGGTCATCTCCAGGATGCGGTCGGCCAGGGTCGACTTCCCGTGATCGATGTGGGCGATGATCGAGAAGTTGCGGATGCGGCTCTGGTCGGACAAACGGCCGCCCAGGATAGAGGCCGCGGTCAGCCGGCCGCCAGGCGGCCCCGCACGAGGCGGCGCAGCTGCTCGGCCTCCGGGATCCGCATCGCGAGCACCACGTAGGTGTAGGCGACGGCGCCGAGCGCCAGCCCGCCGCCGACCGAGATGATCTGGCCGAGCAGGCCGCGGCCGAAGACCCAGTCCAGGCAGCCCCAGGACACCCACGCGACGATCCCGAACCAGGCCGCCGAGATCAGCATCCCGAAGACCATCTCGGCCGTCTCGCGGAAGTGGAGGCTGCCGTGGACCTCGCCGCGCAGCACGTAGAACTGCGCGCCGGCCATCGCGATGTCGGCGATCGCCGTCCCGGCCACGATCCCGCCGACGCCGAACCCGAGCAGCACGAAGACGATGGAGACGCCGACGTTGACGACGAGGTTGGCGACGCTCAGGTAGGTGACCAGCCACGGGCGCTGGAGGCTGAAGAACGTGCGGGTCAGCAGCAGGTTCACGCCGCTGAACGGGAGGCTGAAGGAGAACCAGAACAGCGCCGTCGCGACGAGCTGGGTGTCGCTGGGCGTGAACGCGCCGCGCTGGAAGACCAGGCGCGTGATCGGCACGGAGAGCACGAGGGTCGCCGCCGTCGCGGGGAGCAGCATGAGGAAGATGAGCCGCAGGCCGCTGTCGACCGAGCCGCGCAGGCCCGCGAAGTCGCGCCGCGCGGCGAGCCGGCTGAGCTGCGGGAACAGGACCGTCGCGATCGCGACCGAGAACATTCCCTGTGGGAGCATGTACACGCGGAACGCGTTGTCGATGGCGCGCGGCGCGTCGGTCGAGACGTAGGACCCGAGCACGGCGTTGGCGAACACGTTGAAGTTGATGAGGCCGAGGCCGAGCGTGACGGGGAGCATCAGCAGGAAGACCTGCTTGACGCGTGGATCGCGGTAGTCGAAGGACCACTCGAAGTGGAAGCCGACGGTCCTCAGCACCGGCAGGGCCATGAAGAACTGCACGACGGTCGCGACCAGGATCCCGAGCGCGTAGGCGTACATCTGCGCGTCGCCGTGGAACAGCGGGCGCGAGAACACCAGGAAGATCATGATCACGACGTTCCAGATCAGCGGCGAGAGCGCCGGGATCGTGAAGTGGTCGTAGGCCTGCAGGATCCCGACGGTCAGCCCGTTGAGGCCGAGGATCAGGACGATCGGGAACATCACGCGGCTCAGCCCGACGGCC contains:
- the murJ gene encoding murein biosynthesis integral membrane protein MurJ, producing the protein MTSEAPPVDGPGSPRMRGRGGAGPAPTEAPRRSFARNTAIFSILTGLSRIAGLMREVLAAKYFGLGGPINAFTIAFYIPNVVRSLFADSALSAAFVPVFTELLEEDRKREAFRLASTLFMVMLAGLGAIVALFILGAGFIVPIFTGDKFDAHLDSLAVGLSRVMFPIVLILGLNGLTVGILQAYDHFTIPALSPLIWNVVIMIFLVFSRPLFHGDAQMYAYALGILVATVVQFFMALPVLRTVGFHFEWSFDYRDPRVKQVFLLMLPVTLGLGLINFNVFANAVLGSYVSTDAPRAIDNAFRVYMLPQGMFSVAIATVLFPQLSRLAARRDFAGLRGSVDSGLRLIFLMLLPATAATLVLSVPITRLVFQRGAFTPSDTQLVATALFWFSFSLPFSGVNLLLTRTFFSLQRPWLVTYLSVANLVVNVGVSIVFVLLGFGVGGIVAGTAIADIAMAGAQFYVLRGEVHGSLHFRETAEMVFGMLISAAWFGIVAWVSWGCLDWVFGRGLLGQIISVGGGLALGAVAYTYVVLAMRIPEAEQLRRLVRGRLAAG
- the lepA gene encoding translation elongation factor 4 — protein: MSDQSRIRNFSIIAHIDHGKSTLADRILEMTQTVASRDMREQLLDSMDLERERGITIKSQAVRVYFTSRDGNTYQLHLIDTPGHVDFTYEVSRSLNACEGALLVVDASQGVEAQTVANTYLAVEAGLELIPCLNKIDLPGAEPERVAGEVAELIGEEPESILIISGKTGEGVTEVLEQLVQRVPPPDGDRDAPARALIFDSQFDQYRGVVAYIRVVDGVFRKGEAIRAIATSTEADIDDIGFFTPAMTPVAELAAGEVGYLITGIKDVTKLRVGDTLTTKRNGATEALPGYREVKPMVFCGLFPIENDDYADFRDALEKLSLNDAALAWEPETSDALGFGFRCGFLGLLHMDIVRERLEREYDLELMATMPSVSFEVTLTNGDVVEVHNPSDMPDPARIQEIREPYIKASILLPKEYVGVTMELCQERRGEHAGMHYLSADRVQLHYDLPLNEVVLDFFDQLKSRTRGYASLDYDVLGLRPSNLAKLDVLLAGDPVDALSMVVHKDKAYEIGRNLTEKLRAKIPRQQFDVPIQAAIGSAIVARETVKAYRKDVTAKCYGGDISRKRKLLERQKEGKKRMKQVGRIEVPQEAFLAVLELGDDRPQK